The following proteins come from a genomic window of Malus sylvestris chromosome 4, drMalSylv7.2, whole genome shotgun sequence:
- the LOC126617744 gene encoding uncharacterized protein LOC126617744 has product MNGASASSSLRAAFSYCVQQVRSYDYHNYLCLLELPPHMRKVAFAVRALNVETARAMDVASDPRVGLMRLVWWQEAIDKIYANKLIEHPTAQALLSVVHEYKISKGWLKRSVEARINDARKEVGDTPEKIEDLEKYAEDTVSTILYVTLQAGGVNSTAADHAASHIGKANGLLLLIKSLPYHGSRNRHFSYIPIKVAAKHGLLVKHGGQSEIHLDSREGLCEAVFEMASVANVHLQKARDLAGTVPVEARPVLLPAVPAQVLLDSLRQVNFDVFDPKLARGIHGIPPLWYQLKLKWHSWRGKY; this is encoded by the coding sequence ATGAATGGTGCTTCAGCATCTAGTAGCTTAAGAGCAGCTTTCTCATACTGTGTGCAGCAAGTCCGTAGTTATGATTATCATAACTATCTTTGCCTCCTCGAACTCCCGCCTCACATGCGGAAGGTTGCATTTGCAGTCCGTGCCTTAAATGTTGAAACAGCTCGTGCTATGGATGTTGCTTCTGATCCCAGGGTTGGTCTTATGCGCCTTGTCTGGTGGCAAGAAGCCATAGATAAGATCTATGCTAACAAGTTAATTGAGCACCCAACAGCTCAAGCCCTGTTGTCAGTGGTACACGAGTACAAAATTAGCAAGGGATGGCTAAAACGGTCTGTAGAAGCTCGGATCAATGATGCAAGAAAGGAGGTTGGTGACACCCCAGAGAAAATTGAAGACTTGGAGAAATATGCTGAAGATACAGTATCGACTATTCTTTACGTGACACTTCAAGCTGGTGGTGTCAACTCCACTGCAGCTGATCATGCAGCATCGCATATTGGTAAAGCAAATGGGCTTCTTTTGCTGATTAAGTCACTGCCATACCATGGTAGCCGCAACAGACATTTTTCTTACATACCAATCAAAGTGGCAGCCAAGCATGGATTGTTGGTTAAGCATGGAGGTCAATCGGAGATTCATTTGGACTCTCGCGAGGGCTTATGTGAAGCTGTTTTTGAGATGGCATCAGTAGCTAATGTCCATTTGCAGAAGGCTCGTGACTTAGCTGGTACAGTACCTGTAGAGGCTCGCCCGGTGCTGCTGCCGGCGGTGCCTGCCCAGGTTCTTTTGGACTCACTGAGACAAGTGAATTTTGATGTGTTTGATCCCAAGTTGGCAAGAGGGATTCATGGCATTCCTCCTTTGTGGTATCAGTTGAAATTAAAGTGGCATTCGTGGAGGGGAAAATACTGA
- the LOC126617743 gene encoding uncharacterized protein LOC126617743, translating to MANSLVQPSHLNDFVSATVPWWNVEKTRPVVMVTTTPLLFLITAIFSTESAHAHSHKPVLSTTEATIVAHVLGFLFKNVGATKSVGLSHTNITKRRHEVLRSLIYNLSHGKVKWHWILNSLLACYTDGKVGMNDVYLNKIHRWVGLYEVGKFVMVFNAEKVLDEIAKRQSEDAAGNLFDRMTPLFHNIVICSQFCINIGEFWNGWDPGGGLAKILGVMLCSKNHENHGDKYPQFLKTQLHFINHPMHFTCLLQVMKYEKSTATCESVFNISGDRNSFIDAGNAGKLDKVLHVVDSMLDDDGVEFFTNPNKKTMLFLNLTDLKVLVTDNIQEYVMSGKYVLLEFYAPWCGHCKKFPILHEVVVSDEKDSDVVIAKL from the coding sequence ATGGCAAATTCGCTCGTCCAGCCGTCACACTTAAATGATTTTGTATCAGCCACAGTTCCATGGTGGAATGTTGAGAAAACCAGGCCCGTTGTGATGGTGACCACAACGCCGCTGCTATTTCTGATTACAGCAATCTTTAGCACTGAATCAGCCCACGCTCACAGTCACAAACCCGTTTTGAGCACCACGGAAGCTACAATAGTGGCACATGTTCTGGGTTTCCTTTTCAAGAATGTAGGAGCTACTAAATCTGTAGGTCTCTCTCATACAAACATCACGAAACGTCGCCATGAGGTATTGCGATCTTTGATTTACAATTTGTCACACGGGAAGGTCAAATGGCATTGGATTTTGAATAGTCTACTTGCATGTTATACTGATGGAAAGGTGGGCATGAATGATGTTTATTTGAATAAGATTCATAGGTGGGTCGGCCTGTATGAGGTTGGCAAGTTTGTGATGGTTTTTAATGCAGAGAAAGTGCTTGATGAAATAGCTAAGAGACAAAGCGAGGACGCTGCAGGAAACCTCTTCGATCGAATGACCCCTCTTTTTCATAACATAGTTATATGCTCTCAATTCTGCATAAATATAGGTGAATTTTGGAATGGATGGGATCCGGGAGGGGGATTAGCTAAAATTCTAGGGGTGATGCTCTGTTCCAAGAACCACGAGAACCATGGTGACAAGTACCCTCAGTTTTTGAAAACACAGCTACACTTCATTAATCATCCAATGCATTTTACTTGTTTACTACAAGTGATGAAATATGAGAAATCTACTGCTACatgtgaaagtgtttttaatatTTCGGGTGATCGCAACTCCTTTATTGATGCCGGCAATGCGGGGAAATTGGATAAGgtgcttcatgtggtagattcAATGCTGGATGATGATGGGGTTGAATTCTTTACCAATCCAAATAAGAAGACTATGTTGTTTCTTAATTTAACTGATCTGAAGGTCTTAGTCACTGACAACATCCAAGAGTACGTCATGTCCGGAAAATATGTGTTGCTGGAATTCTATGCTCCTTGGTGTGGACATTGCAAGAAGTTTCCAATTTTGCATGAAGTTGTTGTCTCAGATGAAAAGGATTCTGATGTCGTTATTGCAAAATTATGA